Proteins encoded by one window of Streptomyces sp. NBC_01477:
- a CDS encoding TIGR03085 family metal-binding protein: protein MTTHAQRERLLLADLLEHSGPDAPTLCEGWTARDLAAHVVVRERRGDAAAGLIVPQLADRLERVRGEYARRPYEELIRLIRTGPPRLSPFALKQLDEASNTVEFYVHTEDLRRAQPDWTPRGIDPVFADALWSRLERAARVLGRRSPVGLVLRRPDGQTVVAHRGSPVVTVTGEPSELTLFAFGRQAAADVLAEGEKSAVAEAYSARLGV from the coding sequence ATGACGACCCATGCACAGCGTGAACGTCTGCTCCTCGCCGACCTGCTGGAACATTCCGGCCCCGACGCGCCGACCCTGTGCGAGGGCTGGACCGCCCGGGATCTGGCCGCACACGTCGTGGTACGCGAACGCCGCGGTGACGCTGCCGCGGGGCTCATCGTCCCGCAGCTCGCGGACCGGCTGGAAAGAGTGCGCGGCGAATACGCGCGGCGGCCGTACGAGGAACTGATCCGGCTGATCAGGACCGGGCCGCCGCGCTTGTCGCCCTTCGCGCTCAAGCAGCTGGACGAGGCGTCCAACACCGTGGAGTTCTACGTCCACACCGAGGACCTGCGGCGGGCCCAGCCGGACTGGACGCCCCGCGGGATCGACCCGGTCTTCGCGGACGCGCTCTGGTCCCGGCTGGAGCGGGCGGCTCGCGTCCTCGGGCGGCGCTCGCCCGTCGGCCTGGTCCTGCGCCGGCCCGACGGGCAGACCGTGGTCGCCCACCGCGGCTCGCCGGTCGTGACGGTCACCGGCGAGCCCTCGGAGCTGACCCTCTTCGCCTTCGGCCGCCAGGCCGCGGCGGATGTCCTCGCCGAGGGCGAGAAGTCGGCGGTCGCCGAGGCGTATTCCGCTCGCCTCGGCGTGTAG